The following proteins are encoded in a genomic region of Drosophila bipectinata strain 14024-0381.07 chromosome XL, DbipHiC1v2, whole genome shotgun sequence:
- the LOC108119380 gene encoding uncharacterized protein isoform X1, with amino-acid sequence MASNMELTVAIPRQKLNKITEEFNDKWSKRLRNYHATYEQNCSDFEHYQQERFQISQKLAIIVDTLKDIQSDLEELGIERTLHSHPAQEAAFVTKSEGLKKAAKPESSHDEPESSKKCLCVIS; translated from the exons ATGGCCTCTAATATGGAACTGACTGTTGCAATTCCGCGCCAAAAGCTTAATAAAATTACTGAAGAGTTCAATGACAAGTGGAGCAAACGACTCCGTAATTATCATGCCACTTATGAGCAGAATTGTTCCGATTTCGAACACTATCAGCAGGAGAGATTTCAAATTTCACAGAAG CTTGCGATCATTGTGGACACTTTAAAAGACATACAATCTGATCTGGAAGAGCTTGGAATTGAAAGAACTCTGCACTCTCATCCCGCTCAGGAGGCAGCTTTTGTTACAAAATCTGAAGG TTTGAAAAAGGCAGCTAAACCAGAATCTAGTCACGATGAGCCAGAAAGCTCTAAAAAATGCCTCTGTGTTATATCATAG
- the LOC108119380 gene encoding uncharacterized protein isoform X2 translates to MEFENGKLWKSMSERSLNLQQQLQQNYHLCHSETAALWDQSMSQLVAEKAAANYKHCPNPTKATTLEPCLPIEAGGSVLRLAVYLLVGLGVAFVGARLRHEMM, encoded by the coding sequence atggagTTCGAGAACGGGAAACTGTGGAAATCGATGTCGGAGCGGAGCTTGAACCTGCAACAGCAGTTGCAGCAGAACTACCACCTGTGCCACAGCGAAACGGCGGCTCTGTGGGATCAGTCCATGTCCCAACTGGTCGCGGAGAAGGCGGCCGCCAACTACAAACATTGCCCAAATCCGACAAAGGCCACCACCCTCGAGCCCTGCCTCCCTATTGAAGCTGGGGGCTCAGTGTTGCGACTGGCGGTGTACCTGCTGGTTGGGTTAGGAGTGGCTTTTGTGGGTGCCCGGTTGCGCCACGAAATGATGTAG